GGGGCTCAACTAGACAGAAAGCGCGTGATAGTCATCGGGAACGGCAAGACAGACACCACACGCCAGAGGCgcagagagaggcagaaaagacagaccaacccccaccccaccgcgcCCTTCCGCCCTCCCAGGAAGCTCCCCGCCGCGCGAGGGGCGGAGCCAGGCGCCCGCTGGGGGCGCGGCCTCCAGCGGGCGCGGGAAAGGGGCCGGCGCCGCCTGCGCGCGCACAGTCGGCGGCCGCGCGCAGCACGCTCGGGGCCGGGATGGCGGCAGCGGTTGGAAGCGGGGCTccccgggaggaggaggggccaggtGGGGACGCGGCGGCCCCGCAGCCTCAAGCCCCGACGAGTGTGCCCGGGGCTCGTCTCTCGAGGCTGCCTCTGGCGCGAGTGAAGGCCTTGGTGAAGGCGGACCCCGACGTGACGCTCGCGGGACAGGAAGCCATCTTCATTCTGGCACGAGCCGCGGTAGGGCGGGGAGCGCCGGGGCCCgaggggggaggggggcgtggcgggggcggggcctaGCCGCGTCCCGGGCCAGGTCTGGGGAGCGCCGGAGGAAGAGTTGGGTCTGGGGCGGGGTGTGCTGAGGAcccaggcgggggtggggtgggtagcgGGGGTGAAGTAGGTAAGAGAGGTGTTGGGGCCGGATTCTGAGATGTGAGTATAGGAAGGGAAGACAGAAAAAGGATCACGTTGAACTGTAGCATTGGTTTGTTAACTCACCTGCCTCTTCATGAGGGCGGGGACACGACTTTAATTTGCATCTCTAGACTAACAGAACTTGTAGGAGTCGCAGGTACGTGAGCGGGGTGGAtttaaaagggagggagggacggatgTGTCATGGGCCACTgcgggagggggaaggggactAGACCTTCATGAAGTCCAGTGCAGCCTTCCCGGGAGCGTCCCGCTGCATCCAAGCCCCCTTTCACCTCTGGCGCCGCACTCACAAACCGAAGCACGCACAAGAATAGTGCTGAAACTCATCGATACAACtctgctctttgtttctttctttttctttttttttaatttttcaattttggtttgtttattagaatttttactttttgtccCCCGGCTTGTTTTCTTCACAGGAACTGTTTGTGGAGACCATTGCAAAAGATGCCTACTGTTGTGCTCAACAAGGGAAGAGGAAGACCCTTCAGAGGAGAGATCTGGGTAGCGTGTCACTGGTATCTTGCATCTGGGGGCAGACAAGGGAGGGCTGGGTGAGGCTTTCTCTTAGACTGGTTGAGAAGGCAGCACTGGAAGGGGAGAGGTGTCCCAGGTCTCTTTCAACGATGCTTTCTGTTGGACTGCCTCAGTGCCAGAAAAATCCTGCCTTTTGAATCTCTGTGCTTTGGGTGGCTGGAGACGTGCTAGGGCGGTGAACGAGAGGAGTTCTAGGTGTTGCCAGAGTTAACTGGACCCCTTTATGCCTTCTGCCTTGTTGTACCAGgcttgaccccccccccccccgaaagtAGTTTTGATTTCTGACTACTTTCTAGCTGGTAACCCTTGCATATGTATAAGCTTTCATATACCATAATCTTACTTTCcttgtatatgttatatatataatcttcAGAAACTCTTCTGATGACTCTTAGAGCAAAGAGATTCCTCGCAGTGAACGGTATTTACCCAGATTTTTAACTCTTGTGGAGAGACAGCTGATATGTAAGATTTGGTGGTGGAGTAGATGTGGATCTCAAGATAGCAAGGGATAAATTTTATAAATGCCTTCCCTTGTGTAAAGCCTCATGCCTTCACTGTGTGGGTTGTGCTTTTAGAAGAGGTTGATGCCCAAGTGACCAGAGTTAGTCAGTAGGCCTTTATCTTGTGTTTCAGATAATGCAATAGAAGCTGTGGATGAATTTGCTTTTCTAGAAGGTGAGTTCTCGGTCCCTGGGTAATCATTTCCACCTGTCTTCCCCACGTTAGCGATCTGAGTTCACAACCTTATAAACCTGATGCCTGGTTCTTCCTTGTTCATGTAGGGAATAATTCTTTCTCCCTATTTCCTATTAAGGTAGGAAAAACAAATTCTAATTCATATTCCTTTGGGTAATTAGAACTTCTTCCTGAAAACTGTTAACCATAAAAAATGGGAGGCACTCTAAAGACACCAGTGGAATTAGGTGGATTCAGAAATTTGATTCTTACTTTGATCTCCATAGATAATAGTTATCTATTTATACCCCTAGATATAAATCTCCCCCTTCATCATAATGCTAGAGATCAGAAACAGTTGCTAACAATTAAAGGAttacttcttgttcttttttcttctttaacaatTAGCGTAAAGTGATTATTTTGCCACAGCGGGATGCTGTACTGCCCTGTAAGCTATTTATTCTTAGGATTGTTGGATTAACTTGTGTGCTAACTAAAGCTTATTACTgaagtagaaaatatttgaaatacctCATTTTAATTACCTGTTCTTAGAGCTCTCTCTCTTACGTAATTCCTGAATCTGATCAGCATACTCATCCTTGCATATTCTGATTGAATAGTTTTGTGAAAGCCAGGGGCCTTCAGATCTTTCTCACCTTTACCACACCAATGTTTTCATCACCTCCTTGAAGCCTCGTTACcttcagaaatcttttttttcaaattatttatttcactatttgtatttctttattctgctactgtgtATCAACTTAGGCCTATGGCTCTTTTgatatattcatttaaatgtcttttaagaTACATTCCCATGGCTAGCTGTTAGCCTAAATTATTGAGTATTCTCTTAAGTTGTGCATCTTTTTTCAGCCTCTTTACTGCttactcatttttcttaaaaataacttgttaGCTGCCTAACTAAGGCGGGCAGCTTCTTGTGACCGACATGCCATCAGTGACCAATCAAAAATGTTTGGAGCCTAccctgtttgtttttaattaccaGCTTTTCGAAGAGGTAAGCCAGATGAtcaaatctccattttaaagacatCACAGTACCTACCGACCATGCATAGTGCTTGGCTTGGATTTTTAATCAGTGGCCATTTACcgagtgatggatatgtttattcTCATCTTCAGAGTTAATAATCTCAGCAGTTGAATCCCTCTGCTCTGTCGTGTATTAGCAGATCTGAATTTTGGTCTCTTTAGCCCGTATATCTTGAgtcaatattatattattttatacctgataaaATAAATGTCCTTATGTCCTTAGATGTGTATGTTctaagtgaaattattttttcttttttaatcaagtcagtatatatattcatatttaaaacTCAAATAGTTACCTAATCACTTATAATACAATGCAGCTGCTGCCCctcatctttttattgtttttagctTTTCAGATGGTTACTTATATTTCATCATTGATTTATGAACTGTAAATGTTATCTGTTGACTTCCTGCTATGATAAATGAAGATTTGGCTAACCTATAGTGCCCCATTaatcccttccctcctttttgatttttggtaattttgtcattattttttgcTCCTCTGTTACCTTTACAAGTTATATAATatactaaaatatgtattttttttgttgACTCCTCACTTTATAAGTGTGACTTCCTTTCCCATTTTTAGCCCGCTCCCATCTCTCACTTTGTGTTATCTGCATGTGTTACTTTGACATTGTCAAGGCTGAAAACACATTTCTTACCATAATTAAATCTTCCATGCGTTGTAGGTTGAATGTAGAAGTTGAAAAACAGTACTGTGAACAGTCTTCCTCTGCTGTGTCTTTAATCCCTCATATAGGTCCCCTCCCTGTGGGCAGCTGTCATTAGTAATCTGGCTATTTTATGCAgttgtatttatatgtgtgtgtgtgtgtgtatacatatgtgtatataaatatatatatattattttccaagCCTTTCCTTATGACATgtaacacacaaaaaacaaatgtaaaataaataaataataaagtgaacACTGTTGTAACCATCAACTAGGCCAAGAAATAGAATAGGCAGCCTCCAAAATCTCCTTATCCATTCTGTTTTTACCTCCTTTCCTGACATGGCTGTATCCTAACTTTTTGGTGGTAATTACTTTTGATTTTCTTAATGGTTTCACCACAGAAGCATGCATCCCTGAATACTAAGATTtagttttatatcttttttttagcTTCCAAAAAATGGAACCAAATTGTAGTCCAGCATCTGGATGGTCAGCATCGGGCCCACAGTTGTTTTCTTTAGGTTAACACATGTATGAGATTCAGTTAACACTGTTGCACATGTTTTTAGTCTGTTCATTTTCTCTGCTGAATGGCATGCCGTTGTGTGGCAGTACCACAACTGAACCATTTTAATGTGGGTATTTGGATagccttttttttaatgagcGATTTGCTATGGACATTCTTGTACATGTTTCTctagggatgtgtgtgtgtgtgtgtgtaaaatttcCGGGACATAGAATATATCTACCTCCATCTTTTGTGGGTACGGCCAGACAACCTGTACATCTGATTCACATTTCTGCCACCAGAGTATGACAATTTCCATTGCTCCCCATTCTTAGCAACACTGGGTATTATCAGAGTTTGATTTTTGCCGGTCTGGTAGGAATGTGAAGTGATGACTGctttgtgcttttaatttgcttCGTCCTGATTGCTGGTGACTGAGCACTTCTTCATGTGCATGTGCATTTTAGGCAGGAAGGAGTCCTATTTTTCTCTTGgatattttgtcctttttcttacTGCCTTATACTACTATGTATATGTCTATGTATCTGTTCTGAATAGGAATCTTTCTCAGTATACCAGAAGCAGATATCTTCCTGGTTTATgaattgccttttcactcttaAGATAATTGATAAGTGTGAGTTTTTAATTAAGGATAGTCAAATATGTTAATCTTTTCCTTCATAGCTAGTGCTGTTTCTGTCCTGTTTAAGACTTTTTTCCCTACCCCAAGTTCATCAGACATTCGCCTGTATGCTAAAATCtttacagttttttgtttttcataaaactATAGTTGATTTTTTGTTTATAGGATTGAGGTGGGGgtccagtttaatttttttcttgttatttggATAGCCACTTTTCCATGTCATTTTCACTTCAGTGCTACCTTTGTTATAAATCAAGGCTGTTTacgattagcagatacaaactactatatataaaatagataaacaacaaggccctatggtaaagcacagggaactatattcaataccttgtaataaccttataatgaaaaggaacataaaaaagagtatgtataatgtgtgtgtgaatgaatcactgtgctgtacaccagaaactaacacaacattgaaaatcaactgtacttcagttaaacaaacaaaaaagtcaaggCTATTTCTGGGCTGTTTCTCTCCTACTGATCTGTTTTGTCTATTCCCATGTCAGTACCACACTATCTGAATTATTTTGTCGGAGAGAGCAAATCTCCCCACCTTGTTCTTTTAAGTGTCTTGGTGATTTTTGATTCTTTGCATTTGCctgtacattttagaatcagcttgtcaaattCCACAAGAAGGGTTAttgattgagattgcattgaatgtGTAGATTACTTAGTGGTTGAAATCATATCTTTACAATAGTGAATCTTCTAGTTCATAAACATGgtacatttctccatttatttagatcttttatgtttttaaaataaacctttttttAGAAATCTTTCAAGAAATCTTGACATTTTTTAGTTGCTTTCCTTTAAGTGCTTAATATGCTGTTATTggtatttttcttaaaatcatttaaatgttgttagtatatagaaatatacttgattttatattttaattttgtatctagcATCTTGCTGAATTCTAATTAATTCTAATGATTTATCCATTAATTGTTTTAGATTTCTTTAATTAAGCAGTAATACCTGCCAATAATGACACTTTTGTGAAGTTCTTTCCAatccttatctttttctttcttttcccttggcTAGAATTGCCAacactgtgttgaatagaagtgctGATAGCAGGCATCttgatttcaaaggaaaagctttcagcattTCCCCATTAATCATACCTACTATAGGCTTTTTGTAGATTAATTTTAACCGATTGCAAATGCTGCATCACTTGCTTAAAGAGATTGGCATTTTTTTGGTATTGAATGTAAGCCTTATATAAATTAGTTGGAGAGGGTGCCCTTTTTATCTTGTCTGCTCTCTAGAAAACGGTGAGATTGGAATTATTTCTTCCTGAAtatttgatggaattcaccaatgaagccatctgggcctggaatttttgtgggaagatttttgattactgattcaattttttGAATGGTTTTAGGAccattcctgttttattttcttgacacAATTTTTTAACCCCTGAAGTGTTATagtttttctaggaatttgtacatttcatgtaattttcaaatttattgatgTGAAGTTCTTcacagtattctttttttatatatattagctaatcttcacttaaaaatttttctgttgaagtatagtccgttacaatttgtcaatttctggtgtacaacataatgtt
The sequence above is a segment of the Camelus bactrianus isolate YW-2024 breed Bactrian camel chromosome 15, ASM4877302v1, whole genome shotgun sequence genome. Coding sequences within it:
- the POLE4 gene encoding DNA polymerase epsilon subunit 4 isoform X1 — encoded protein: MAAAVGSGAPREEEGPGGDAAAPQPQAPTSVPGARLSRLPLARVKALVKADPDVTLAGQEAIFILARAAELFVETIAKDAYCCAQQGKRKTLQRRDLDNAIEAVDEFAFLEGTLD
- the POLE4 gene encoding DNA polymerase epsilon subunit 4 isoform X2 — protein: MAAAVGSGAPREEEGPGGDAAAPQPQAPTSVPGARLSRLPLARVKALVKADPDVTLAGQEAIFILARAAELFVETIAKDAYCCAQQGKRKTLQRRDLGTLD